The following coding sequences are from one Homalodisca vitripennis isolate AUS2020 chromosome 7, UT_GWSS_2.1, whole genome shotgun sequence window:
- the LOC124366100 gene encoding hatching enzyme 1.2-like has product MCTYYMIFVLGIVLGCITMIESNNKQSQFRNKRSMSYATKNNDTVYYTIDSKFSTSQKNYILQQIAKFNKYCEIWFPSVPDKMVSVHFTPNETSCFTHMKGRTGTSIVNLADRCFDQGWVMHEMGHALGFQHEHQRSDRDCYVEVDPSVSSNRNYAILTIETTYPYDWTSFMHYRRGTTLRLRPEFYQYQFDQLGTYDALSPMDVNKLNFYFCRRGRHYCLINMDVCKKAQEFVKSKKCSK; this is encoded by the exons ATGTGTACGTATTATATGATTTTCGTTCTGGGAATTGTTTTGGGTTGTATAACTATGATTGAAAGTAATAATAAGCAGTCTCAGTTTAGGAATAAACGCTCGATGAGTTACGCCACCAAGAATAATGATACAGTGTATTACACGATTGATAGCAAATTCA gtactagtcagaaaaattatattttgcaacAAATTGCAAAATTCAACAAGTACTGTGAGATATGGTTCCCAAGCGTGCCTGATAAAATGGTATCAGTTCATTTTACTCCCAATGAGACTTCTTGCTTCACCCATATGAAGGGTAGGACAGGAACGTCCATTGTCAACCTTGCTGACCGCTGCTTCGACCAGGGTTGGGTGATGCACGAGATGGGACATGCACTGGGTTTCCAACACGAACATCAAAGGAGTGATCGAGATTGCTATGTAGAAGTAGATCCATCAG TTTCATCAAATAGAAACTATGCTATATTAACTATTGAGACAACATACCCCTACGACTGGACAAGTTTTATGCATTATCGGAGAGGTACCACTTTGAGACTTCGTCCAGAG TTCTATCAATATCAATTTGATCAACTTGGCACCTACGATGCTCTGAGTCCAATGGACGTTAACAAACTGAACTTCTACTTCTGCCGTCGTGGAAGACACTATTGCCTTATAAATATGGATGTATGTAAGAAGGCGCAAGAGTTTGTTAAATCAAAAAAATGTTCCAAATGA